AGCTTTTTAAGAATAAGCTTAAGAACCTGGAAATGATAGTTTTGCTCATCGCCGACAACATATATCATCTGGTCAAAATGATACTTGTCAAATCTCTCTTCCGCAGTACCTAAATCCTGTGTCATATAGACGGAAGTTCCATCTCCCCTTAGCAAAAGTTTCTGGTCCAGTCCGTCCTTTTCCAAGTTGCACCAAACGGAACCATCGGGATGTTTCTCAAAAATTCCTTTCTCCAAACCTCCCATCACAAGCTTTTTACCAAGTTTGTAAGTATCTGATTCATAATAAATGATATCAAAACTAATCCCCATCCTCTTGTAGGTTTCATCAAATCCTTTGTAAACCCAGCCGTTCATTGTCCTCCACAAATCCACAACTTCTTTATCTCCGGCCTCCCATTTGCGCAGCATTGCCTGAGCCTCATGCTGTATAGGAGCCTCTCTCTCAGCCTCTTTCTGACGCTCTTTCTCTTTGTCCGGATCACTGCACGGAGTCCCTTTTGCTAAAATCTCCTCCGCCTGTTTCTTAAGAATATTGTTAAATGCGACATAATAATTCCCCACAAAATGGTCTCCCTTAATCCCTGTAGAGGAAGGAGTTGCGCCATTCGCCTCTCTCTTCCATGCAATCATGGATTTGCAAATATGAATGCCTCTGTCATTTACAATATTTGTCTTAACAACTTTATTCCCATTAGCTTCCATCAATTTAGAAACTGACCAGCCAAGAAGATTGTTTCTGATATGTCCAAGATGCAAAGGCTTGTTCGTATTTGGAGAGGAGAACTCAACCATAACTGTCTTTCCTGTTGGAGGCAGCTGCCCAAAATCTTTTGCGCCATAAATTTCCGCAAACTCTTTCAGCCAGAATTCATCTGAGAATTTTAGGTTTAAAAATCCTTTTACAACGTTGTAAGATTTTATCTCAGGACAATTGGTTTTCAGCCAATTGCCAATTTCCTCAGCAGTTGCCTCGGGAGATTTTTTGCTCACCCTTAATAGAGGAAAAGTTACAAGCGTAAGGTCACCTTCAAACTCTTTTTTTGTCGCCTGAGGCTGTAATAATTTACTGTCGGGAACTGCATTGTACAAAGCCTTCACCGCCCCGGCCGCCTTCTGTGAAATAAAAATATCTGGATTCATGCGCACTTCTATATTTATGTAATTTTCTATCAATCAATGTATTTATTCAAATATTCGCGTTGCAGGAATATTCTTCTGTTATGCCTGCTCATGCAAAATATCATTTTTGCTCCGCCTTCTCCTTTGCAAAATAGACCTTCATTGCCGCCTTCACTTTTGGAGATAGATAGAACAGCGTAAACATTGTAGCAAAGGCCATTAGAGCATAGCAAAGGTCAACGATAGATACTGCAAGCTTCAAAGGAATGACTGCTGCAACAATTAGCATTGCAAGGAAAAAGTAATTATAATATTTGCCGTATTTAGCTCCAAATAAGAAACTTGTGCATTTGCATCCATAATATGAATAAGAGAACATTGTGGAGAATGCAAAGAACAGCACCATAAGCATAAGCAGGTAACCTCCTAAGTGTCCGTTAAATACAGGCATCGGAATGGATGCATTAAAAGAGTTGATTGCAATTTCCAATCCTTTAACCTGGCTGCCTGCCGCAGGAAGAACGTAATTTCCGCTTGCAGTTGCAATCAAAATTGCAAGTGCTGTCAAAGTGCATACAAGCCCGGAATCTATTGACGGACCAATCATTGCAACAAGACCCTCTCTTACGGGTTCCGTATTTTTGGAAGCACCGTGCATCATGCTGGCCGTTCCAACTCCGGCCTCATTAACAAGCGCCGCCCTTCTTGCACCAATAACCGCAACCATAATCAGAGACCCTGCCGCTCCGCCAACTCCGGCGCGCACCGTAAATGCTCCGCGGAATATCTCCCCAAATACTGCGGGTACAACGGATATGTTAGCACAAATTATGTAAAGTACTATAAGAAAATACATTGCAACCATCAATGGAACAATCTTGGAAGAAATTTTGGCAATCCTCT
The window above is part of the Bacteroidales bacterium genome. Proteins encoded here:
- the argS gene encoding arginine--tRNA ligase yields the protein MNPDIFISQKAAGAVKALYNAVPDSKLLQPQATKKEFEGDLTLVTFPLLRVSKKSPEATAEEIGNWLKTNCPEIKSYNVVKGFLNLKFSDEFWLKEFAEIYGAKDFGQLPPTGKTVMVEFSSPNTNKPLHLGHIRNNLLGWSVSKLMEANGNKVVKTNIVNDRGIHICKSMIAWKREANGATPSSTGIKGDHFVGNYYVAFNNILKKQAEEILAKGTPCSDPDKEKERQKEAEREAPIQHEAQAMLRKWEAGDKEVVDLWRTMNGWVYKGFDETYKRMGISFDIIYYESDTYKLGKKLVMGGLEKGIFEKHPDGSVWCNLEKDGLDQKLLLRGDGTSVYMTQDLGTAEERFDKYHFDQMIYVVGDEQNYHFQVLKLILKKLGFGWADSIYHMSYGMVELPEGKMKSREGTVVDADDLIDEMFNTAKENSQELGKLEGLSKEEQNKLFEMLGLGALKYFIIKVDPRKTMLFNPKESIDFNGNTGPFIQYTHARIKSILRKAEEMQYAPDIKAESLLPKEIELIKLLNSFPEKIKEAGDQKSPAVVANYCYDLAKEFNQYYHDYSILKEENQSVRAERLAIASVIAKVLVKGMGILGIELPERM
- a CDS encoding alanine:cation symporter family protein, which codes for MNAILFLAGISDWIIKISDAVCNYPEFLLLIGGGLFFLVYSGFVPFRYYGKAIKSLSKKENAPGQISSFEALMSAIAATVGMGNIAGVAIALTMGGPGAIFWMWVSAVVGMATKFFEGTLTIMYKGKDSNGEVQGGPMYMITQGIGKKWKPLAIFFCVFGLIGTLCIMQSNQLTEAVITTFTAPAGIETTPMLRFVMGVIICGIVSVVVLGGIQRIAKISSKIVPLMVAMYFLIVLYIICANISVVPAVFGEIFRGAFTVRAGVGGAAGSLIMVAVIGARRAALVNEAGVGTASMMHGASKNTEPVREGLVAMIGPSIDSGLVCTLTALAILIATASGNYVLPAAGSQVKGLEIAINSFNASIPMPVFNGHLGGYLLMLMVLFFAFSTMFSYSYYGCKCTSFLFGAKYGKYYNYFFLAMLIVAAVIPLKLAVSIVDLCYALMAFATMFTLFYLSPKVKAAMKVYFAKEKAEQK